In Saccharolobus solfataricus, a genomic segment contains:
- a CDS encoding MFS transporter, producing the protein MDSKEAMRTLITLTLMLTLVNYVETMVIPALPKIETQFSTTATTVAWITSAYLIVGAIASPLFGKLGDRYGKKKVYLLSIGFYSLAVLLAGFSTNIYFLIFARAIQGLGYATFPLAIAIITDLFPKERVAWAQGILSATLAAGPALGLLVGSYIVQDLGWPYAFHTAFLLSIILVIISAKYIVEIPEKTREKIDYLGATFLMLTVVPLLVYLSNGPNVGWTSLSQLLLIAISVIAFPIFLLVERRANEPLMRLELFGVRNIMVANIAGLISGAGMFLMFTGLVYYLQLPQPYGLGLSIIESGLLMAPVALVMMIVGPIVGRLINATGPKPLLIIGSVISIFGYLLLDTFRYSVYEVVLDVMITAVGLVNIMIPLVNMVAVSLPEEQRGIGIGMNTLIRTIGSSIGPVISTVFMDTYTTWIIYDFNDQIVPLAQVPSYSAFHYMYTAAVGIMVLNLIVALFTRNYVIKTGQHA; encoded by the coding sequence ATGGACTCTAAAGAAGCAATGCGTACTTTAATTACCCTCACTCTAATGTTAACTTTAGTAAATTACGTTGAGACAATGGTTATACCTGCACTGCCGAAAATCGAAACACAATTCTCTACTACAGCCACAACGGTTGCATGGATAACATCAGCCTATCTCATAGTTGGTGCAATTGCATCACCACTTTTTGGAAAACTTGGTGATAGATATGGGAAGAAGAAAGTTTACCTCTTATCTATTGGGTTTTACTCGTTAGCTGTATTATTAGCTGGGTTCTCAACTAACATCTACTTTTTAATTTTCGCTAGGGCGATTCAAGGATTAGGCTATGCAACGTTTCCTCTTGCAATAGCCATTATAACTGACCTATTTCCCAAAGAGCGAGTTGCATGGGCTCAAGGTATTTTAAGTGCGACACTCGCAGCCGGTCCAGCCTTAGGATTATTAGTAGGTTCCTATATAGTTCAAGATCTTGGATGGCCTTATGCGTTTCATACCGCATTTTTACTATCAATAATTCTAGTAATAATTTCCGCAAAGTACATAGTTGAGATCCCCGAGAAGACTAGGGAGAAGATAGATTATTTAGGGGCAACATTTCTTATGCTAACAGTAGTTCCGTTATTAGTATATTTATCTAATGGTCCTAATGTTGGTTGGACTTCACTTAGTCAATTGTTATTGATTGCGATTTCAGTAATAGCATTTCCCATATTTTTATTGGTAGAGAGAAGAGCCAATGAACCCTTGATGAGACTTGAGTTATTTGGAGTAAGAAATATAATGGTAGCAAATATAGCTGGGCTAATATCTGGAGCTGGAATGTTTTTAATGTTTACAGGATTAGTCTATTATCTTCAACTACCTCAACCCTATGGACTAGGCTTATCCATAATAGAATCTGGGCTGTTAATGGCACCTGTAGCTTTAGTAATGATGATTGTCGGACCGATAGTAGGTAGATTGATTAACGCTACTGGACCTAAGCCATTACTTATCATAGGTTCTGTAATTAGCATTTTTGGTTATTTGCTTCTAGATACTTTTAGGTATAGCGTATATGAAGTTGTACTTGATGTCATGATAACTGCTGTAGGGTTAGTTAATATTATGATTCCATTAGTTAATATGGTCGCAGTATCTTTACCAGAGGAACAAAGAGGAATAGGAATAGGAATGAACACTTTAATAAGAACTATCGGAAGTTCAATTGGCCCAGTAATCTCAACAGTGTTTATGGACACCTACACTACATGGATAATATACGATTTTAACGATCAAATTGTACCGTTAGCTCAAGTACCATCTTATTCAGCCTTTCATTACATGTATACTGCTGCAGTCGGTATAATGGTCCTAAACCTTATCGTTGCTTTATTCACTAGGAATTACGTAATTAAGACGGGGCAACATGCGTGA
- a CDS encoding DUF4898 domain-containing protein: MMEHLSVKELENYLDDDLLKLLKKEDIRHIFLINTKIISNFEKFFSTFLPYSVKYFVVISSDLPVKIIKESLIRAKDTLEVSCYITSKLPQKSMIIIGLQSVSEREESKELSAFRT; this comes from the coding sequence ATGATGGAACACTTAAGTGTTAAAGAACTTGAAAATTATCTTGATGATGATTTATTAAAGCTTTTAAAGAAAGAAGATATAAGACACATATTCCTTATAAATACAAAAATCATCTCAAACTTTGAAAAATTCTTTAGCACGTTCCTTCCATACAGTGTCAAATATTTCGTAGTAATATCTTCTGATTTACCAGTTAAGATAATTAAGGAAAGTTTAATTAGAGCTAAAGATACACTAGAAGTATCGTGCTATATCACATCTAAACTACCACAGAAATCAATGATAATAATTGGACTACAATCCGTAAGTGAGAGAGAAGAATCAAAGGAGCTTTCAGCATTCCGAACTTAA
- a CDS encoding NCS1 family nucleobase:cation symporter-1, producing MSEQEINHVNLDLTEYNQGTTVVPDSYYNPNIAPLPKNAKTWTWINYATIWAGMIHNVPAFMLAGLLTFEFGPLIALMIIAIAYFTLLIALYLNGHIGTKWGIPFPSSIRPMFGIRGARVPVIMRAISALFWFSVETYAGGLILDALISIFYPSWSTISADLLGMPLHLTISFFLFWFLNVLVLFKGMDDIKKFELIAGPLVIIILGGLMIHAITLANGLSSLFQIRGNNVSLPNIALAISTMAGFWATLVLNIPDFTRFSRSQKDQLIGQTIGLPILTLLFSFIAVGLASAVIYIYNIPSNDTINYVNPVNIMYLFTDNPYITLILGISLVIATISVNVAANIVSPVYDLISLFPKKLNTWSKSAIVSAILGLLYAPWLWYNNASSIENVINLIGAGLGSVAGVMIAHYWILGKTEIKLADLFKPNGRYWYVSGYNVNALVAMIIGFSVPVIGFLIPKLSLLYDYGWYLGLFLSIAIYLGLERKREVKMEP from the coding sequence ATGTCAGAACAAGAAATAAACCACGTTAATTTAGACTTAACGGAATATAATCAAGGAACGACTGTAGTACCAGACAGTTACTATAATCCAAACATAGCACCGCTTCCTAAAAACGCAAAAACATGGACATGGATAAATTATGCTACCATATGGGCTGGAATGATACATAACGTCCCCGCATTTATGCTTGCGGGGCTATTAACATTTGAGTTCGGCCCACTAATAGCATTAATGATCATCGCAATAGCCTACTTTACCTTGCTAATAGCGCTATACTTAAATGGGCATATAGGTACAAAATGGGGAATTCCATTCCCCTCATCAATTAGACCAATGTTCGGAATAAGGGGTGCTAGAGTACCAGTAATAATGAGGGCAATTTCAGCATTGTTTTGGTTCTCCGTTGAGACCTATGCTGGCGGTCTAATATTAGATGCGCTAATCTCAATCTTTTATCCCTCATGGTCAACAATCTCAGCAGACCTCTTAGGAATGCCACTCCATCTGACAATTTCGTTCTTCCTCTTTTGGTTCCTTAATGTATTAGTCTTATTTAAGGGAATGGATGATATAAAGAAATTTGAACTAATTGCTGGTCCCTTGGTAATAATAATCTTAGGAGGTTTGATGATTCACGCAATTACTCTTGCAAATGGTCTATCATCATTGTTTCAAATAAGGGGCAATAACGTTTCATTACCTAACATAGCCTTAGCAATATCCACAATGGCAGGTTTTTGGGCAACCCTAGTCCTAAACATTCCGGACTTTACGAGATTTTCTAGAAGCCAAAAGGACCAACTAATAGGACAAACTATTGGTCTACCTATACTTACGTTGCTTTTCAGCTTCATAGCAGTTGGGTTAGCATCGGCAGTAATTTATATTTACAATATTCCAAGTAATGACACAATTAATTATGTAAACCCAGTAAATATAATGTATCTCTTTACTGACAATCCTTACATAACGTTAATCTTAGGAATCAGTCTAGTTATTGCAACAATCTCAGTTAACGTTGCAGCAAATATTGTATCACCCGTTTACGACTTGATAAGTTTATTCCCAAAGAAGCTTAACACGTGGTCTAAATCAGCTATTGTATCTGCAATTCTGGGTTTACTTTACGCCCCATGGTTATGGTACAATAACGCTTCAAGTATAGAAAATGTGATAAATTTGATTGGTGCCGGTCTAGGTTCTGTCGCCGGAGTCATGATAGCCCACTACTGGATATTAGGAAAAACTGAAATTAAACTTGCAGATCTATTTAAGCCAAATGGAAGATATTGGTATGTGTCAGGCTATAACGTTAATGCGTTAGTTGCAATGATCATAGGGTTCTCTGTACCAGTAATAGGATTTCTAATTCCTAAACTATCCTTGCTATATGACTATGGTTGGTATCTTGGATTATTTTTGAGTATAGCAATATATTTGGGATTGGAGAGAAAAAGAGAAGTGAAAATGGAACCTTAA
- a CDS encoding hemerythrin: MDLIELLKFEHGIFRIRFYFLEKVDNSLQELETLHDFIVNVHAKMEDLYVFKDIPEAKPYSNDHKLIEKYGDTIIKEKRKDWVPRYMKIVLDHNLNEEKYVFPKVKERKGLVLDIIEQYGFENYQKITGIDIRNF, translated from the coding sequence ATGGACTTAATAGAACTACTTAAATTTGAACATGGTATATTTAGAATAAGGTTCTATTTTCTGGAAAAAGTTGATAATTCTTTGCAGGAATTGGAAACATTACATGACTTCATAGTTAATGTTCACGCGAAGATGGAGGACTTGTATGTCTTTAAAGATATACCAGAAGCCAAGCCTTATTCAAACGACCATAAACTAATTGAGAAGTACGGTGATACGATAATAAAGGAGAAGAGAAAAGATTGGGTACCTAGGTATATGAAAATAGTGTTAGATCATAATCTGAATGAAGAGAAATACGTATTTCCGAAGGTAAAAGAAAGAAAAGGTTTGGTCTTAGACATTATAGAACAATATGGCTTTGAAAACTATCAAAAAATTACTGGTATAGATATAAGAAATTTCTAA
- a CDS encoding DODA-type extradiol aromatic ring-opening family dioxygenase encodes MTIGLFISHGSPTILIDENKWKDLLRRVGKEIEEKYKPETIIVSSPHFVSWTETFYIESSEKLECIQDYYDFPDETYKYCYNALNDTELVEEIVKNAEGKVVKDDKWGLDHGAWIPLFYMFPEYKPKVVTISITDNSPESHYEIGEKIRKAVEKLGRKAVFLATGSPTHRLDLFYFKITPKPTKFDAILMDLIKSGEFEKILKISELYPKEYQTAMPEGNLNTLHMLLGYIKPKKAEILGYDTPWPGVSMLAASFYE; translated from the coding sequence ATGACAATTGGCTTATTTATATCTCATGGTTCTCCTACAATACTGATTGATGAGAATAAGTGGAAGGACTTATTGAGAAGAGTAGGAAAGGAAATTGAGGAGAAGTATAAACCAGAAACAATAATAGTCTCAAGTCCCCATTTCGTCTCATGGACGGAAACCTTCTATATTGAAAGCAGTGAGAAGCTAGAGTGTATTCAAGATTATTACGATTTCCCAGATGAGACTTATAAATACTGTTATAACGCGTTAAATGACACTGAACTAGTTGAAGAAATAGTGAAAAACGCTGAGGGAAAAGTAGTGAAAGATGATAAATGGGGATTAGATCACGGTGCGTGGATTCCCCTCTTCTACATGTTTCCCGAGTATAAACCAAAAGTTGTAACAATATCAATTACTGACAATTCGCCAGAATCACACTATGAAATAGGTGAAAAGATTAGGAAAGCAGTAGAGAAACTTGGAAGGAAAGCAGTGTTTTTAGCCACTGGTTCACCAACTCATAGGTTAGACTTGTTTTACTTTAAGATAACTCCTAAACCTACAAAATTCGATGCGATATTAATGGATCTAATAAAATCTGGTGAATTTGAGAAAATATTAAAAATTAGTGAACTTTATCCTAAGGAGTATCAGACTGCAATGCCAGAGGGAAATTTAAATACTCTACACATGCTCTTAGGGTATATTAAACCAAAGAAGGCTGAGATACTAGGATATGATACACCTTGGCCCGGAGTTAGTATGCTAGCCGCAAGCTTTTATGAGTAA
- a CDS encoding Glu/Leu/Phe/Val family dehydrogenase gives MEEVLSSSLYTQQVKKLYKVGELLGLDNETLETLSQPERIIQVKIQIRGSDGKLKTFMGWRSQHNSALGPYKGGIRYHPNVTQDEVEALSMIMTWKNSLLLLPYGGGKGGIRVDPKKLTKEELEQLSRKFIQAIYKYLGSELDIPAPDVNTDSQTMAWYLDEYIKITGNVDFAVFTGKPVELGGIGVRLYSTGLGVATIAKEAANKFIGGIEEARVIIQGFGNVGYYAAKFLSDMGAKIVGISDSKGGVINENGIDVGKAMEIKEKTGSVTNYPEGRKVTNEELLISDCNILVPAALENVINKFNAPKIKAKLIVEGANGPLTADADEIMRQRGIVVVPDILANAGGVVGSYVEWANNKMGQIISDEEAKKLIVDRMNNAFNTLYDYHQKKLEDHDLRTAAMALAVDRVVRAMKARGLL, from the coding sequence ATGGAAGAAGTTCTTAGTTCGAGTCTGTATACTCAACAAGTCAAAAAGTTATATAAAGTCGGAGAATTATTGGGTCTTGATAACGAAACTTTAGAAACGCTTTCTCAGCCCGAAAGAATAATTCAAGTTAAGATACAAATTAGAGGGTCTGATGGTAAATTAAAAACATTTATGGGTTGGAGAAGTCAGCACAACTCGGCTTTAGGCCCATACAAGGGCGGAATTAGGTATCATCCTAATGTTACACAAGATGAGGTAGAAGCGTTATCTATGATAATGACGTGGAAGAACTCATTACTATTATTACCATATGGAGGAGGAAAAGGTGGAATTAGAGTAGATCCTAAAAAGTTGACTAAAGAAGAATTAGAACAATTATCGAGAAAGTTTATCCAAGCTATTTATAAATATTTAGGTAGCGAATTAGATATCCCAGCCCCAGATGTGAACACAGATTCACAAACCATGGCATGGTACCTAGATGAGTACATAAAGATAACTGGAAATGTTGATTTCGCAGTATTTACTGGGAAGCCAGTGGAACTAGGTGGAATAGGTGTTAGATTATACAGTACTGGACTTGGAGTTGCTACCATAGCTAAGGAAGCTGCGAATAAGTTTATAGGAGGTATTGAGGAAGCTAGGGTAATAATTCAAGGCTTCGGAAATGTTGGGTATTATGCAGCTAAATTCCTAAGCGATATGGGAGCTAAAATAGTAGGAATTAGTGACTCTAAAGGTGGAGTAATTAATGAGAATGGAATAGATGTTGGAAAGGCTATGGAAATAAAGGAGAAAACTGGAAGTGTGACAAATTATCCTGAGGGAAGAAAGGTCACAAATGAGGAACTACTAATATCGGACTGTAATATATTAGTACCTGCAGCGCTTGAAAACGTCATAAATAAGTTTAATGCTCCCAAGATTAAGGCTAAGCTTATTGTTGAGGGTGCAAATGGTCCATTGACTGCTGATGCAGATGAAATAATGAGACAAAGGGGCATAGTAGTTGTGCCAGATATACTTGCTAATGCTGGTGGAGTTGTTGGAAGTTATGTAGAGTGGGCTAATAATAAAATGGGTCAAATAATAAGCGATGAAGAGGCTAAGAAGCTTATAGTCGACAGAATGAACAATGCTTTCAATACCCTATACGATTATCATCAAAAGAAATTAGAAGATCACGATCTGAGAACTGCTGCCATGGCATTAGCTGTGGATAGAGTAGTAAGAGCTATGAAAGCTAGAGGTCTATTATAA
- a CDS encoding APC family permease, producing MTSVSNSDKLLRKELGLLDLTFLSLSAMIGSGWLLASLSVASIAGPSGILSWIIAGIMVMFIGLAYAELGSSIPKTGGIVRYPVYSHGSYTGFVIAFLYLLSAISTPSIEALATIEYLTNVNPTLSKLLTNSTVVNGTPVTILTLPGLLFSILLLFIYFLVNYYGIKILGKTNSAITVWKLIIPVVTFMLLFFAFKSSNFTNYGGLFPKSVASNYGGPVGMLYAIPSAGIIYSYLGFRQPIEYSGEAKNPERNVWRAIILSIVIAILIYTFLQIAFIGAINWVSAGVTPGNWSALLNSKWANSPFYSELEAEGLAIAGAWGYVLLIDAVLSPSGTGLVYTGTSARTLYGLSAEEYFPLIFKKLNSYRIPIWSLIVSLIASIIFLLPFPSWYLLVGFNSSATVLTYIMGGIGLQTLRKTAPDLKRGIKIPFASIIAPVATIVSLLIVYWSGFTTLFYIISALFIGIPIFWINYAVKILGLKKWIGISLGISQLVVNIILTIIGYYSLVLNNDNPILYFALFILMALTPLVVAYLTVNTNEKVHLKSGFWLMGLIITIYIISYPSEFGPSSNSAPIRFPYDIAIISIIGIIFHYLAVLSGFRTREIEEIIEDQKERRD from the coding sequence ATGACAAGCGTCAGTAACTCCGATAAGTTGTTAAGGAAAGAGTTGGGCCTCTTGGATCTAACCTTTTTATCTTTAAGTGCAATGATAGGTTCTGGTTGGTTACTAGCTTCCTTAAGCGTGGCATCCATAGCGGGGCCATCTGGAATTTTATCTTGGATAATAGCTGGGATAATGGTAATGTTTATAGGGTTAGCTTATGCCGAACTTGGAAGTTCAATACCTAAAACTGGTGGTATAGTTAGATATCCAGTTTATTCCCACGGAAGTTACACTGGATTTGTCATAGCATTTCTATATCTTCTCTCGGCAATCTCTACACCTTCTATAGAAGCTTTAGCAACAATCGAATACTTAACTAATGTAAACCCTACTTTGAGTAAATTGCTTACTAACTCAACAGTTGTTAACGGCACACCAGTTACTATATTGACGCTTCCCGGATTACTGTTTTCCATTCTTTTACTATTTATCTATTTCTTAGTAAATTATTACGGTATAAAGATCTTAGGGAAAACGAATTCAGCCATAACAGTTTGGAAATTGATCATACCAGTTGTTACATTTATGTTATTATTTTTCGCATTTAAATCAAGTAATTTTACAAATTATGGAGGATTATTTCCGAAAAGTGTTGCATCAAATTATGGTGGTCCAGTTGGTATGCTGTATGCAATACCCTCGGCTGGGATAATCTACTCGTATTTAGGATTTAGACAACCCATAGAGTATTCTGGAGAGGCCAAAAACCCTGAAAGGAACGTATGGAGAGCCATAATTCTCTCAATAGTAATTGCCATACTAATTTACACTTTCCTACAAATAGCTTTTATAGGTGCAATAAATTGGGTATCTGCTGGAGTAACACCAGGCAATTGGTCAGCATTGCTAAATAGTAAGTGGGCTAACAGTCCATTCTACAGTGAGCTGGAAGCTGAAGGTCTAGCAATAGCTGGAGCTTGGGGATATGTACTTTTAATAGATGCGGTTCTATCTCCCAGTGGAACTGGACTAGTTTATACTGGGACATCAGCTAGGACGCTTTACGGGTTATCAGCAGAAGAATATTTCCCACTAATATTTAAAAAATTAAATAGCTATAGAATCCCTATATGGTCCTTAATCGTATCCTTAATAGCCAGTATCATATTCCTACTTCCGTTTCCAAGTTGGTATTTATTAGTTGGATTCAACTCCTCAGCTACTGTACTTACGTATATTATGGGCGGTATAGGTTTACAAACCTTGAGAAAAACAGCCCCCGATTTAAAGAGAGGAATTAAGATACCGTTTGCTAGCATAATAGCGCCAGTTGCTACAATAGTTTCCTTGCTAATAGTGTATTGGTCAGGGTTTACAACATTGTTTTATATCATCTCTGCTTTATTTATTGGAATTCCAATCTTCTGGATAAATTATGCTGTGAAGATTCTAGGGCTAAAGAAATGGATTGGTATTAGCTTAGGAATATCACAACTAGTTGTAAATATCATATTAACTATAATCGGATATTATAGCCTAGTTTTGAATAACGATAATCCTATACTATACTTTGCACTATTTATATTAATGGCGTTAACACCCCTAGTAGTTGCTTATCTAACTGTAAACACTAATGAGAAAGTACACCTGAAGAGTGGATTTTGGCTTATGGGCTTAATTATTACAATTTACATTATCAGTTATCCTAGTGAGTTTGGACCATCAAGCAACTCTGCTCCTATAAGATTCCCTTATGATATTGCAATAATTTCGATAATAGGTATAATATTCCATTATTTAGCCGTTTTAAGTGGTTTTAGAACAAGGGAAATAGAAGAAATTATTGAAGATCAGAAGGAGAGAAGAGATTAA
- a CDS encoding thermopsin — protein sequence MRLLKILLLAMLILPLFSFFTLSISLYDQIQLPPHYLFYISENATQGSGIDVIFYTSSPITFMIMTPSQFYQFNQTGSSQSIYSITTNSLSKFFPLSGQYYIVFYNNISNNPVTLNYYILTRPLPTGIADYGLKINNGVISPYIEKIKSVIGAVEINKLLAYNSTPPAGVSQYSASIQLNVVLQVNTIGGSQQLWLQNVIQIYTNNDSYIFLDNIWNFTGKISILSNSTVKGNGIVYVTNNGNDYYAYGTNFSTLLIPSLKYLLINTSYTSQGPMISFGYMNQSGSPIWYDNVTILIPNTLSAYILVDGYNFTAGGLAYDAELILGGGGNGEFTFFNESNVELAMIYQYLNGTLAPPKFLFPFGLDTEESADNLYSISYNGVYLVSSGYQVINNLNENVSQLRFNVVNYTKATDQNFPYIFTINVSGGVLPYKLNVTISNSSGNELSGYTYVLFPSVSTYYLFLSPLSPGNYTVKIKLTDFNGNSKSYEFSLTINPPLKVQILNVTNYIDLALPYFNFTSIISGGTKPYNIIITISNDSGILSETYKIINYTSITYYAVNMKGYSIGKYTIQIEVEDYAGSINISKYNFTINPNPYISTLSYTSETDKGLREVIKAIGKGGSGSLIYYWYVNNSLVSSGIGDELYNFTPSNIGEYNITVMVKDVLGVSSAKSVIIKVNPDPVVELSVPKTTIDSGAEFPVNATVSLGTPPYYISWYINGSYVGNESIKELNLSSIGVYIITVTVRDSAGYIINMSKPVLIVPPPSLSVKEQTQGNFIQYNTSIALSASVNGGTDPYYLIFLNGKLVGNYSSTTQLQFKLQNGENNITLIAKDLWGKTAVKTLIVNSGYNYVGIGIIAGIILIIVIVVILVISKRK from the coding sequence ATGAGATTGCTTAAAATACTACTTTTGGCAATGTTAATTCTTCCATTATTTTCCTTTTTTACTTTATCCATATCTTTATATGACCAAATACAATTACCTCCTCACTACCTTTTCTATATTAGTGAAAATGCTACACAGGGAAGCGGTATTGACGTAATTTTTTACACATCGTCACCAATAACGTTCATGATTATGACTCCTTCACAATTTTATCAATTTAATCAAACGGGTTCATCTCAGTCAATATATTCAATTACTACTAATTCCCTTAGTAAATTCTTTCCTCTAAGTGGGCAATATTATATTGTTTTCTATAATAACATTAGTAATAATCCTGTTACGTTAAATTACTATATTCTAACAAGACCCTTGCCTACTGGTATAGCCGATTATGGTCTTAAGATTAACAACGGTGTTATTAGTCCTTATATAGAGAAAATTAAAAGTGTAATAGGTGCTGTTGAAATTAACAAATTACTAGCTTATAATTCGACACCACCAGCTGGTGTAAGTCAATACTCTGCATCTATTCAGTTAAATGTAGTTCTTCAAGTTAATACTATAGGTGGTTCTCAACAACTTTGGTTACAGAATGTTATACAAATTTATACCAATAACGATTCCTACATATTTTTAGATAATATATGGAATTTCACTGGTAAAATCTCAATTCTATCTAATAGTACTGTGAAGGGTAATGGAATAGTTTACGTTACTAATAATGGAAATGATTATTACGCATATGGTACCAATTTCTCAACACTCTTGATACCCTCTTTAAAATACTTACTCATAAACACATCATACACTTCTCAAGGTCCCATGATATCTTTTGGTTATATGAACCAGAGTGGTTCACCCATATGGTACGATAATGTCACCATATTAATACCTAATACTTTATCAGCATATATCCTAGTAGATGGTTATAACTTCACTGCAGGAGGGCTTGCTTACGATGCAGAGCTAATATTAGGTGGTGGAGGTAATGGCGAGTTTACGTTCTTTAATGAATCAAATGTAGAATTAGCTATGATCTATCAATATTTAAACGGAACTTTAGCACCCCCTAAATTCCTCTTCCCCTTTGGTCTTGATACTGAGGAATCTGCAGATAACTTATATTCTATTTCATATAATGGCGTTTATTTAGTGAGTAGTGGTTATCAAGTTATAAACAACTTAAACGAAAACGTATCACAGTTGAGATTTAACGTTGTTAATTACACTAAAGCTACAGACCAGAATTTCCCATACATATTTACTATAAACGTCTCTGGCGGAGTTTTACCGTATAAGTTAAACGTTACAATTAGCAATAGCAGTGGAAACGAGTTATCTGGATATACTTACGTTCTATTCCCCTCTGTATCAACGTATTATTTATTCTTAAGTCCGCTTTCTCCAGGTAATTATACTGTTAAAATAAAACTTACTGATTTTAATGGAAATTCAAAATCTTACGAATTCTCACTTACAATAAACCCACCCTTAAAAGTACAAATACTCAACGTAACCAATTATATAGATCTTGCATTGCCATACTTTAACTTTACCTCAATAATAAGCGGAGGTACTAAGCCATATAACATCATTATTACAATATCTAATGATAGCGGGATATTATCAGAAACATATAAAATTATAAATTACACTTCAATTACATATTACGCAGTAAACATGAAGGGCTATAGTATAGGAAAATACACCATTCAAATAGAAGTTGAGGATTACGCAGGTAGTATAAATATTTCAAAATATAATTTCACTATCAATCCCAATCCCTATATTTCTACATTAAGTTATACCTCTGAGACAGATAAGGGATTAAGGGAAGTAATAAAGGCTATAGGTAAAGGAGGATCTGGAAGCCTTATATATTACTGGTACGTTAATAACTCTTTAGTAAGTAGTGGAATTGGGGATGAACTGTATAATTTCACGCCTTCTAATATTGGCGAATATAACATTACTGTTATGGTAAAAGACGTTCTAGGGGTATCGTCAGCGAAGAGCGTTATTATAAAGGTTAACCCTGATCCCGTAGTTGAGTTATCAGTACCTAAAACTACTATAGATTCTGGAGCTGAGTTTCCAGTTAACGCTACAGTATCTCTAGGAACACCACCCTACTATATTTCTTGGTATATTAACGGAAGTTATGTGGGTAATGAATCCATTAAGGAACTAAATTTAAGCAGTATAGGAGTTTATATAATAACGGTAACGGTAAGAGATTCTGCAGGTTATATAATAAATATGAGTAAACCAGTGTTAATAGTCCCACCTCCTTCGTTAAGTGTTAAAGAACAAACTCAAGGAAACTTCATTCAGTATAATACATCAATTGCATTATCGGCTTCAGTTAATGGCGGAACTGATCCGTATTATCTTATCTTCTTAAACGGTAAACTTGTAGGTAACTACTCATCAACAACCCAGTTACAGTTTAAGTTGCAAAACGGTGAAAATAATATTACGCTAATAGCTAAAGATTTATGGGGTAAGACTGCTGTGAAAACGTTAATAGTTAACTCTGGATATAATTACGTAGGCATAGGAATTATTGCGGGTATAATCTTAATAATAGTTATAGTTGTTATACTAGTAATCAGTAAAAGAAAATAA
- a CDS encoding DUF4898 domain-containing protein: MVVIPIEELSEHVEDSLIKMISKSGSVKFVRFVSPSLIVDAQKFFKTFVPTAKYYVVIVPDNVKNEKVKDELISMSRNSFNFTILYSYKLMDKILIIGYD, from the coding sequence ATGGTAGTTATACCAATTGAGGAGTTATCAGAACATGTTGAGGATAGCCTAATTAAAATGATAAGTAAAAGTGGAAGTGTGAAGTTTGTTAGGTTCGTTAGTCCCAGTTTGATAGTTGATGCTCAGAAATTTTTCAAGACTTTTGTACCTACTGCTAAGTATTATGTAGTGATAGTGCCAGACAACGTAAAAAATGAAAAAGTAAAAGATGAGCTTATATCTATGTCAAGAAATAGTTTTAATTTTACAATCCTTTATTCTTATAAGCTTATGGATAAAATTTTAATAATAGGTTACGATTGA